A region of Desulfolithobacter dissulfuricans DNA encodes the following proteins:
- a CDS encoding DNA topoisomerase IV subunit A, protein MSEHTTQKTGHGRLHRLFDTNFLDYTSYVIRERAIPDIDDGLKPVQRRILETLYNMDDGRYHKVANVVGETMKLHPHGDQSIFAALVNLANKGYLIDRQGNFGNIFTGDQASAARYIECRLTPLARETLFNRDLTEYVDSYDGRMQEPVTLPSKLPLLLLLGAEGIAVGMATKIMPHNFCELLEAMIDCLQGQEFTLYPDFPRGGIIDVSDYQSGHGRLRCRARIETKDDKTIVIRELPYNVTTQTLIDSVEKAAKAGKLKIVSINDYTAEEVEVEIKLPRGVHAEETIDALYAFTDCELAISPNLVVIKDSMPCLMKVEDVLRHNTAKLKADLEKELRIELGRLQEKLHARKLEQIFIEERLYKQIEEQISYKEVISTIRQALLPYADELQRKVTKDDIERLLEIRIKRISRYDINRQQKEIDTLEKNIRIIEKHLEDLVGFTITYLRGLLKKYGKLFPRKSEIREFDEVDARAAALSNLHLCYHRDSGFLGYKVKKENPKKDLDLHCSEYDRILLIYKDGRYKVISVADKLFVGSDLLWMGVVRKDQVFNVIYRFGAENMSYVKRFRTPKYIINREYRLFPEHKRSLIQFLAVGETGIRARVSLVPSSRARYNAIEIEMDDYLIKGPGAKGRRVSNRVVRRVSNITGKPATAKPVLSPLPGFEGPGSEDDA, encoded by the coding sequence ATGAGCGAGCACACTACTCAGAAGACAGGCCACGGCCGGCTGCACCGCCTCTTTGATACCAACTTCCTGGATTACACCTCCTACGTGATCCGGGAACGGGCCATCCCAGACATCGATGACGGCCTCAAGCCCGTGCAGCGAAGGATTCTCGAGACCCTGTATAACATGGATGACGGCCGCTATCACAAGGTCGCCAACGTGGTCGGCGAGACCATGAAGCTCCATCCCCACGGAGACCAGTCCATCTTCGCCGCCCTGGTCAACCTGGCCAACAAGGGCTACCTCATTGATCGCCAGGGTAATTTCGGCAATATTTTCACCGGCGACCAGGCCTCGGCGGCCCGCTACATCGAATGCCGGCTCACGCCGCTGGCCCGAGAGACCCTCTTCAACCGTGATCTCACCGAGTACGTGGACTCCTACGACGGACGGATGCAGGAGCCGGTGACCCTGCCGTCCAAACTGCCCCTGCTCCTGCTCCTGGGGGCCGAGGGCATTGCGGTGGGTATGGCCACCAAGATCATGCCGCATAACTTCTGCGAACTGCTCGAGGCCATGATCGACTGCCTCCAGGGCCAGGAGTTCACCCTGTATCCCGATTTTCCCCGCGGCGGGATCATTGATGTCTCTGACTACCAGAGCGGCCATGGCCGGCTGCGCTGCCGGGCCAGGATCGAGACCAAAGACGACAAGACCATCGTAATCCGGGAGCTGCCCTACAACGTCACTACCCAGACCCTGATTGATTCGGTGGAAAAGGCGGCCAAGGCCGGCAAACTCAAAATTGTCTCCATCAATGACTACACCGCCGAAGAGGTGGAGGTGGAGATCAAACTGCCCCGCGGCGTCCACGCCGAGGAGACCATCGACGCCCTCTACGCCTTCACCGACTGCGAACTGGCCATCTCACCCAATCTGGTCGTGATCAAGGATTCCATGCCCTGCCTGATGAAGGTGGAGGATGTACTGCGGCACAACACCGCGAAGCTGAAGGCGGACCTGGAAAAGGAACTGCGCATCGAGCTTGGCAGGCTGCAGGAAAAACTGCATGCCCGCAAGCTCGAGCAGATCTTCATCGAAGAGCGGCTCTACAAACAGATCGAGGAACAGATCAGCTACAAGGAGGTTATCTCCACTATCCGCCAGGCCTTGCTGCCATATGCAGACGAACTGCAGCGCAAGGTAACCAAGGACGATATCGAACGTCTGCTGGAGATCCGGATCAAAAGAATTTCCCGCTATGACATCAACCGCCAGCAGAAGGAAATCGATACCCTGGAAAAGAATATCCGGATCATCGAGAAACACCTGGAAGACCTCGTCGGTTTCACCATTACCTATCTTCGGGGGCTGCTCAAAAAATACGGCAAGTTATTCCCGCGCAAGAGCGAGATCAGGGAGTTTGACGAAGTGGATGCCCGGGCGGCGGCCCTGTCCAACCTTCATCTCTGCTATCACCGGGACAGCGGCTTTCTGGGCTACAAGGTCAAAAAAGAAAATCCTAAAAAAGACCTGGACCTGCACTGCTCGGAATACGACAGGATCCTGCTCATCTACAAGGATGGGCGCTACAAGGTCATCTCCGTGGCCGACAAGCTCTTTGTCGGTAGCGATCTTTTGTGGATGGGAGTTGTGAGAAAGGATCAGGTATTTAATGTAATTTACCGTTTTGGCGCGGAAAACATGTCATATGTCAAGCGGTTCAGGACCCCGAAGTACATCATCAACCGGGAGTACCGCCTTTTCCCCGAGCACAAGCGCTCGCTCATCCAGTTCCTGGCCGTGGGCGAGACGGGGATCCGGGCCAGAGTCAGCCTGGTGCCCTCGAGCCGGGCCCGGTACAATGCCATTGAGATCGAGATGGACGACTACCTGATCAAGGGACCGGGCGCCAAGGGCAGGCGGGTGAGTAACCGGGTTGTGCGCCGGGTCAGCAACATCACCGGCAAGCCCGCCACCGCCAAGCCGGTCCTTTCGCCCCTGCCTGGTTTCGAAGGCCCGGGCTCAGAGGATGACGCATAA
- a CDS encoding DNA topoisomerase IV subunit B codes for MSSHLYDESKIKTLSSLEHIRKRPGMYIGRLGNGSHPDDGIYILLKEVIDNAVDEFIMGYGKQVDISIEDNGLCRVRDYGRGIPLGKVVECVSVINTGAKYNTDVFQFSVGLNGVGTKAVNALSSHFMVCAYRDGRYKKAVFSCGDLQSEEEGETDEKNGTLIEFLPDGELFSGFKFDREFVDKRLWRYAYLNAGLRLYFDDNCYYSEHGLLDLLADELDGKELYPPFYFADKSLEFAFTHTDDYSDTYYSFVNGTYTSEGGTHLSAFREGILKGVNEFSGKKFTGKDVRDGIVGTLAVKVQEPVFESQTKNKLGNTDIRPWIVNTVREAVATHLYKHPETAELLMDKVQRNERVRRELQSVRREAKAKARKVAFKIPQLKDCKYHPRRGKPSREGRENMIFITEGQSAAGSIVSSRDPMTQAVFSLKGKPMNVFGQRLDLLYKNDEMYALMRALDIEESVGNLRFDKVILATDADVDGLHIRNLLLTFFLHYFEPLIKLGHVYILQTPIFRVRNRKQTTYCYSEEEKEAAIKALKGRGKADNVEVTRFKGLGEISPPEFKQFIGPDMRLDRVDIDSVSEVSRVLRFYMGKNTPERRQYIMDHLVLRPV; via the coding sequence GTGTCCTCCCATCTCTACGACGAATCAAAGATAAAAACCCTGAGTTCGCTTGAGCATATCCGCAAGCGACCCGGTATGTATATCGGTCGGCTCGGGAATGGCTCCCACCCGGACGACGGGATCTATATCCTGCTCAAGGAGGTTATCGACAATGCCGTGGACGAGTTCATTATGGGCTATGGCAAGCAGGTCGATATCTCCATCGAGGACAATGGTCTGTGTCGGGTCCGCGATTACGGCCGCGGCATTCCGCTGGGCAAGGTGGTGGAATGCGTCTCGGTGATCAATACCGGTGCCAAGTACAACACCGATGTGTTCCAGTTCTCGGTCGGTCTCAACGGGGTGGGCACCAAGGCGGTCAATGCTCTGTCTTCCCATTTCATGGTCTGCGCCTATCGGGACGGCCGCTACAAGAAGGCCGTTTTTTCCTGCGGTGATCTGCAGTCCGAGGAAGAAGGGGAAACCGACGAGAAGAACGGTACCCTGATCGAGTTTCTGCCCGATGGCGAGCTGTTTTCCGGTTTCAAGTTTGACCGGGAGTTCGTCGACAAACGACTCTGGCGCTACGCCTATCTCAATGCCGGGCTGCGGCTCTATTTCGACGACAACTGCTACTACTCCGAACACGGGCTGCTGGATCTGCTGGCCGATGAACTGGACGGCAAGGAGCTCTATCCGCCCTTTTATTTTGCCGACAAGTCGCTGGAGTTCGCCTTCACCCACACCGATGACTATTCCGATACCTATTATTCGTTTGTCAACGGCACCTACACCAGTGAGGGCGGCACCCATCTCTCGGCCTTCCGGGAGGGGATCCTTAAAGGGGTCAACGAGTTTTCCGGCAAGAAATTCACCGGCAAGGATGTGCGGGACGGCATTGTCGGCACCCTGGCAGTCAAGGTCCAGGAACCGGTGTTCGAGTCCCAGACAAAGAACAAGCTGGGCAACACCGATATCCGGCCCTGGATCGTCAACACGGTCAGGGAAGCTGTGGCGACCCATCTCTACAAGCATCCTGAAACCGCGGAACTGCTCATGGACAAGGTCCAGCGAAACGAGCGGGTCCGCCGGGAGCTGCAGTCGGTCCGCCGGGAGGCCAAGGCCAAGGCCCGGAAGGTGGCCTTCAAGATTCCCCAGCTCAAGGACTGCAAGTACCATCCCCGCAGGGGCAAGCCGTCCAGGGAAGGCCGGGAGAACATGATCTTCATCACCGAAGGCCAGTCGGCTGCCGGTTCCATCGTCTCCTCCCGCGATCCCATGACCCAGGCCGTGTTCTCACTCAAGGGCAAACCCATGAACGTCTTTGGCCAGCGGCTGGATCTGCTCTACAAAAACGATGAGATGTATGCCCTGATGCGGGCCCTGGATATCGAGGAGTCGGTGGGCAACCTCCGGTTCGACAAGGTGATTCTGGCCACGGACGCCGATGTGGACGGGCTCCATATCCGCAACCTGCTGCTGACCTTTTTTCTCCATTATTTCGAGCCGCTGATCAAACTTGGCCATGTCTATATCCTCCAGACCCCGATTTTCCGGGTCCGGAACCGGAAGCAGACCACCTACTGCTATTCGGAAGAGGAAAAGGAAGCAGCCATCAAGGCCCTCAAAGGGCGGGGCAAGGCGGACAACGTGGAGGTGACCCGGTTCAAGGGGCTGGGCGAGATTTCGCCGCCCGAGTTCAAGCAGTTCATCGGCCCGGACATGCGCCTTGACCGGGTGGACATCGATTCGGTCTCCGAGGTGAGCAGGGTGCTCCGGTTCTACATGGGCAAAAACACCCCGGAACGCCGTCAGTACATCATGGACCATCTTGTATTGAGGCCGGTATGA
- the thiD gene encoding bifunctional hydroxymethylpyrimidine kinase/phosphomethylpyrimidine kinase, which produces MTRTVLTIGGSDPTGGAGIQADIKTLTMLGVYGAAAITCVTVQNSHGVTAIQPLDPELVAAQIRAVLDDHHVHHVKIGMVGSTPIARAIGESLAGFEGRLSMIPSSAPLPVNPSWRNPDWTRSGGNCCAVQLF; this is translated from the coding sequence ATGACACGCACGGTTCTCACCATAGGCGGCTCCGATCCCACCGGCGGTGCCGGGATTCAGGCCGACATAAAAACCCTGACCATGCTCGGAGTGTACGGGGCTGCGGCAATCACCTGCGTCACGGTGCAGAATTCCCATGGCGTCACTGCTATCCAGCCCCTGGATCCGGAACTGGTGGCAGCGCAAATCAGGGCCGTACTCGACGACCACCACGTGCACCATGTGAAGATAGGCATGGTGGGATCCACCCCCATTGCCCGGGCCATAGGAGAGAGCCTCGCCGGTTTTGAGGGGAGGTTATCTATGATCCCGTCCTCAGCGCCACTACCGGTCAACCCCTCATGGAGGAATCCGGACTGGACTCGCTCAGGCGGGAACTGTTGCGCCGTACAACTATTCTGA
- the cutA gene encoding divalent-cation tolerance protein CutA, whose amino-acid sequence MNKYIQVVTTFEKYEEAKKVAEQLVAARLTACVQIVPNCHSVYRWQGKVESAHEIVCTMKSRLDLFPRLCEAITSMHSYEVPEIVATEIIDASPEYLNWLDRELLPQQDD is encoded by the coding sequence ATGAATAAATATATTCAGGTAGTGACGACCTTTGAGAAGTATGAAGAGGCGAAAAAAGTGGCCGAACAGCTTGTGGCGGCCCGGCTCACCGCCTGTGTCCAGATCGTGCCCAACTGTCACTCGGTCTACCGGTGGCAGGGAAAGGTGGAATCGGCCCATGAGATCGTCTGCACCATGAAATCGCGGCTCGATCTTTTTCCCCGTCTGTGTGAGGCCATCACGTCCATGCACTCCTACGAGGTGCCGGAGATCGTTGCCACGGAAATCATCGATGCCAGTCCAGAGTATCTCAACTGGCTTGACCGAGAACTTCTTCCACAACAAGATGACTGA
- a CDS encoding type III pantothenate kinase, whose translation MLLAVDVGNSHTVSGVFAGERLICQWRLKSDQDRTADELAIRYHALFQMAGVDLGQIDGFVLASVVPTLESSWLGFAEKYLRHLHSAPLSVNHKTDTGITVRTRNPAEVGADRIVNAVAAWDRFQDRLIVIDFGTAITFDCVSHRREYVGGTIHPGIGISLDALAGRTAKLPRIDIDRKPDQVIGDTTASAIRSGILHGFGGLVDRMVDLISEQLGPAGETVHTVATGGMAHLIAPYARTISQVDPLLTLTGLRLIHERYQG comes from the coding sequence ATGCTCCTTGCAGTTGATGTGGGCAATTCCCACACGGTGAGCGGTGTTTTTGCGGGAGAACGGCTGATCTGCCAGTGGCGGCTCAAGTCGGATCAGGACCGGACCGCCGACGAACTGGCCATCCGCTACCATGCCCTCTTTCAGATGGCCGGCGTGGACCTGGGACAGATAGACGGCTTTGTGCTTGCCTCGGTGGTCCCCACCCTGGAGAGCAGCTGGCTCGGATTTGCCGAAAAATACCTTCGCCATCTCCACTCCGCCCCACTGTCTGTCAACCATAAAACCGATACCGGCATCACGGTCAGAACCAGGAATCCCGCTGAAGTGGGCGCCGATCGGATCGTTAACGCTGTGGCGGCCTGGGACCGTTTCCAGGACCGGCTCATCGTGATTGATTTCGGTACCGCCATCACCTTTGACTGTGTTTCCCACAGGCGGGAATACGTGGGCGGCACCATCCATCCTGGTATCGGCATTTCCCTGGACGCCCTGGCCGGCCGTACGGCCAAGCTGCCGCGGATCGATATCGACCGCAAACCTGACCAGGTCATCGGCGATACCACGGCCAGCGCCATCCGCTCCGGTATTCTCCATGGATTCGGCGGGTTGGTAGACCGTATGGTGGATCTGATCAGCGAGCAGCTGGGACCTGCCGGCGAGACCGTCCACACGGTGGCCACCGGCGGCATGGCCCACCTGATCGCGCCCTATGCCCGGACCATCAGCCAGGTCGACCCCCTGCTCACCCTCACCGGACTCCGGCTGATCCATGAACGTTACCAGGGCTGA